One window of Agromyces rhizosphaerae genomic DNA carries:
- a CDS encoding bifunctional o-acetylhomoserine/o-acetylserine sulfhydrylase, with protein MSEQPADWRFETKQVHSGAAPDPTTNARATPIYQTTSYVFDNAQHAQNLFALAEFGNIYTRIMNPTQAVVEERVAALEGGTGALLVASGQAAETFAVLNIAQAGDHIVSSSSIYGGTYNLFKYTLAKLGIETTFVENQDDPDEWRRAVRPNTKLFFAETIGNPKINVLDITLVADIAHAANVPLIVDNTIATPYLIRPFEHGADIVIHSATKFLGGHGTVVGGIIVDGGSFAWSEHVDKFPGLTEPDPSYHGASYTAAVGDALAFVIKARVQLLRDLGAAISPNNAFQLIQGIETLSLRIERHVQNAQEIAEWLDGHPEVASVNYSGLPSSPWYAAANRYAPKGVGAVLSFELKGGVDAGRTLVDELQLFSHLANIGDVRSLVIHPASTTHSQLTPEQQLTTGVTPGLVRLSVGIENVEDLKADLEAGLAAAKRVTEALRA; from the coding sequence ATGAGCGAGCAGCCCGCGGACTGGCGGTTCGAGACCAAGCAGGTGCACTCGGGTGCGGCACCCGACCCCACCACGAACGCGCGCGCGACGCCGATCTACCAGACCACCTCGTACGTGTTCGACAACGCGCAGCACGCGCAGAACCTGTTCGCCCTGGCCGAGTTCGGCAACATCTACACGCGCATCATGAACCCGACCCAGGCGGTCGTCGAGGAGCGCGTGGCCGCGCTCGAGGGGGGCACCGGCGCCCTGCTCGTGGCGTCCGGCCAGGCCGCCGAGACCTTCGCGGTGCTGAACATCGCGCAGGCGGGCGACCACATCGTCTCGTCCAGCTCGATCTACGGCGGCACCTACAACCTCTTCAAGTACACGCTCGCCAAGCTCGGCATCGAGACGACCTTCGTCGAGAACCAGGACGACCCGGACGAGTGGCGCCGCGCGGTGCGCCCGAACACGAAGCTGTTCTTCGCCGAGACGATCGGCAACCCGAAGATCAACGTGCTCGACATCACGCTCGTCGCCGACATCGCGCACGCGGCGAACGTGCCGCTGATCGTCGACAACACCATCGCGACGCCGTACCTCATCCGCCCGTTCGAGCACGGCGCCGACATCGTGATCCACTCGGCGACCAAGTTCCTCGGCGGCCACGGCACCGTCGTCGGCGGCATCATCGTCGACGGCGGCTCGTTCGCCTGGTCGGAGCACGTCGACAAGTTCCCCGGGCTCACCGAGCCCGACCCGTCGTACCACGGCGCGAGCTACACGGCGGCCGTCGGCGACGCGCTCGCGTTCGTCATCAAGGCACGCGTGCAGCTGCTCCGCGACCTCGGCGCGGCCATCTCGCCGAACAACGCGTTCCAGCTCATCCAGGGCATCGAGACGCTGAGCCTGCGCATCGAGCGCCACGTGCAGAACGCGCAGGAGATCGCCGAGTGGCTCGACGGCCACCCCGAGGTCGCGAGCGTGAACTACTCGGGACTGCCCTCGAGCCCGTGGTACGCAGCCGCGAACCGCTACGCGCCCAAGGGCGTCGGCGCGGTGCTCTCGTTCGAGCTGAAGGGCGGCGTCGACGCCGGCCGCACCCTCGTCGACGAGCTGCAGCTGTTCAGCCACCTCGCGAACATCGGCGACGTGCGCTCGCTCGTCATCCACCCGGCCTCGACCACCCACTCGCAGCTCACCCCCGAGCAGCAGCTCACGACCGGCGTCACGCCGGGACTCGTGCGCCTGTCGGTGGGCATCGAGAACGTCGAGGACCTGAAGGCCGACCTCGAGGCGGGCCTCGCCGCGGCGAAGCGCGTCACCGAGGCGCTCCGAGCCTGA
- a CDS encoding thiamine-binding protein, giving the protein MLVAFSVAPSGTGRADGSVHDAVAAAVKVVRESGLPNRTDAMFTTLEGEWDEVFDVVRRATEAVAPFGSRVSLVLKADIRPGYSGELDGKLERLERALED; this is encoded by the coding sequence ATGCTGGTCGCATTCTCGGTCGCGCCGAGCGGAACGGGCCGCGCCGACGGGTCGGTGCACGACGCGGTCGCGGCCGCGGTGAAGGTGGTCCGGGAGTCGGGCCTGCCGAACCGCACGGACGCGATGTTCACGACCCTCGAGGGGGAGTGGGACGAGGTCTTCGACGTCGTCCGGCGCGCGACCGAGGCGGTCGCGCCGTTCGGGTCCCGCGTGTCGCTCGTGCTGAAGGCCGACATCCGCCCCGGGTACTCGGGAGAGCTCGACGGCAAGCTCGAGCGGCTGGAGCGCGCGCTCGAGGACTGA
- a CDS encoding sensor histidine kinase, with amino-acid sequence MKRILKERDRLLRRLARVTGMTGALGALLCLMVPTGSTPGALAWGMLGCLAVAAAVGLATGRDAVGSSVAVVASAGAAVIAIALVSGRLQPSTATAVVLLSGISAASVAFILVVRPRLRVPLALFAVISIGLGTAASFRPGGSPGLAMLSMSLTWLGAIAVALWIERAIEVAISRIDEVGGAHRAERLASELEARQRQDARLLHDTVLATLSLLAHAGVGVAPETLREQAREDARLLRQLRLDATASSQAASTFFTPEPPEDDEALGSTLESVKQRFGRMGLDVHWHGTGQVLLPRETLDALLGAMAECLENVRRHSGVAEADVTVTDDATTVRAMVTDAGVGFDVAAVDSERLGFAESVVGRLHAVGGRVRLFSSPGSGTTVMLEVPKP; translated from the coding sequence ATGAAACGCATCCTCAAGGAGCGCGACCGGCTGCTGCGGCGACTGGCGCGCGTGACCGGGATGACCGGTGCCCTCGGCGCGCTGCTCTGCCTGATGGTGCCGACCGGCAGCACGCCGGGCGCGCTGGCCTGGGGCATGCTCGGCTGTCTGGCGGTCGCCGCCGCGGTGGGCCTCGCCACCGGCCGCGACGCGGTCGGCTCCAGCGTCGCCGTGGTCGCCTCTGCGGGCGCCGCGGTGATCGCGATCGCGCTCGTCTCGGGGCGACTGCAGCCCTCCACGGCGACGGCCGTCGTGCTGCTCTCCGGCATCTCGGCCGCGTCCGTCGCGTTCATCCTCGTGGTGCGCCCGCGGCTGCGCGTGCCGCTGGCCCTGTTCGCCGTGATCTCGATCGGCCTCGGCACGGCCGCGTCGTTCCGCCCGGGCGGCAGCCCGGGACTCGCCATGCTGTCGATGTCGCTCACCTGGCTCGGCGCGATCGCCGTCGCGCTCTGGATCGAGCGCGCCATCGAGGTCGCGATCTCGCGCATCGACGAGGTCGGTGGCGCACACCGCGCCGAGCGGCTCGCGAGCGAGCTCGAGGCCCGGCAGCGGCAGGACGCGCGGCTGCTGCACGACACCGTGCTCGCGACCCTGAGCCTGCTCGCGCACGCGGGCGTCGGCGTCGCGCCCGAGACGCTCCGGGAACAGGCACGCGAGGACGCACGGCTGCTCCGACAGCTCCGGCTCGATGCGACCGCCTCGAGCCAGGCCGCGTCGACCTTCTTCACGCCCGAGCCCCCGGAGGACGACGAGGCGCTCGGATCGACGCTCGAGTCGGTCAAGCAGCGGTTCGGGCGCATGGGGCTCGACGTGCACTGGCACGGCACCGGCCAGGTGCTCCTGCCGCGCGAGACGCTGGACGCGCTGCTCGGGGCCATGGCCGAGTGCCTCGAGAACGTGCGCCGGCACTCGGGGGTCGCGGAGGCCGACGTGACCGTGACCGACGACGCCACGACCGTGCGGGCGATGGTCACCGACGCGGGGGTCGGCTTCGACGTCGCCGCGGTCGACTCCGAGCGGCTCGGCTTCGCGGAGTCCGTGGTCGGGCGCCTCCACGCGGTCGGCGGCCGGGTGCGCCTGTTCTCGTCCCCGGGCTCGGGCACGACCGTCATGCTGGAGGTGCCGAAGCCGTGA
- a CDS encoding GNAT family N-acetyltransferase produces MLEEEYQQRRQLPRHLRKAPPQEAPFEYAIRDARAEDLPAVREIYNYYVTNSTVTFDEDRMTMREWKQKFAYLEKLGMPFIVAESPSGQLLGYALVSPWKQKRAYRYTVENSIYLGPAATGKGLGKVLLGELIDRSKAAGLKEMLAVIADQGAQASIKLHKQFGFREIGRMGRVGFKFDRWLGTVLLQLSLK; encoded by the coding sequence ATGCTCGAGGAGGAATACCAGCAACGCCGCCAGCTGCCGCGGCACCTCCGCAAGGCACCCCCGCAGGAGGCGCCGTTCGAGTACGCGATCCGCGACGCGCGCGCGGAGGACCTGCCCGCCGTGCGCGAGATCTACAACTACTACGTCACGAACTCGACCGTCACGTTCGACGAGGACCGCATGACGATGCGCGAGTGGAAGCAGAAGTTCGCCTACCTCGAGAAGCTCGGCATGCCGTTCATCGTGGCCGAGTCCCCGTCGGGCCAGCTGCTCGGCTACGCGCTGGTGTCGCCGTGGAAGCAGAAGCGCGCGTACCGGTACACGGTCGAGAACTCGATCTACCTCGGTCCGGCCGCGACCGGCAAGGGCCTCGGGAAGGTGCTGCTCGGGGAGCTGATCGACCGATCGAAGGCGGCCGGGCTGAAGGAGATGCTCGCGGTCATCGCCGACCAGGGCGCCCAGGCATCGATCAAGCTGCACAAGCAGTTCGGCTTCCGCGAGATCGGCCGCATGGGCCGGGTCGGGTTCAAGTTCGACCGCTGGCTCGGCACGGTGCTGCTGCAGCTGTCGCTGAAGTGA
- a CDS encoding potassium channel family protein, with product MNWPLLVLGASFIVSYSFLILDEGQLPPAWRNGMLAAAAVTWLAFFVDYVVRLAVTPRRWRWYFVTHSVIDLLSVLIPLFRAFRVMHLLREVPYLRLKTGNAVRTRIIAYMVGYAALFVYFIALATLHVEQDAPGATITDFGLALWWAVVTIATVGYGDTYPVTVVGRLYATGLMIGGIAIVGAASATMISLISEKIGISLHRDIREDERDDG from the coding sequence ATGAACTGGCCGCTGCTCGTGCTGGGCGCCTCGTTCATCGTGTCGTACTCGTTCCTGATCCTCGACGAGGGGCAGCTGCCGCCCGCGTGGCGGAACGGGATGCTCGCCGCCGCTGCGGTCACCTGGCTCGCGTTCTTCGTCGACTACGTCGTGCGGCTCGCGGTCACGCCGAGGCGCTGGCGCTGGTACTTCGTCACCCACAGCGTCATCGACCTGCTCTCGGTCCTGATCCCGCTGTTCCGCGCGTTCCGCGTCATGCACCTGCTGCGGGAGGTGCCGTACCTGCGCCTGAAGACGGGCAACGCGGTGCGCACGCGCATCATCGCGTACATGGTCGGCTACGCGGCGCTCTTCGTGTACTTCATCGCGCTGGCGACGCTGCACGTCGAGCAGGACGCCCCGGGTGCGACGATCACCGACTTCGGACTGGCCCTCTGGTGGGCGGTGGTGACCATCGCGACGGTCGGCTACGGCGACACCTACCCGGTCACGGTGGTGGGCCGGCTGTACGCGACCGGGCTCATGATCGGGGGCATCGCGATCGTGGGCGCCGCCTCGGCGACGATGATCTCGCTGATCTCCGAGAAGATCGGCATCTCGCTGCACCGCGACATCCGCGAGGACGAACGCGACGACGGCTAG
- a CDS encoding uracil-DNA glycosylase gives MARTLDELAADGLIDAGWAAALQPVAGRIAAMGDFLRAEVADGRGYLPAGDRVLRAFQRPLDDVRVLIVGQDPYPTPGHPIGLSFAVEEHVRPVPRSLQNIYRELRDDLGVATPEHGDLTAWADAGVMLLNRVLTVRPGTPASHRGKGWEEVTEHAIRTLAARGTPLVAVLWGRDAASLKPMLGDVPSIESAHPSPLSASRGFFGSRPFSRANALLVEQGGTGVDWALA, from the coding sequence GTGGCGCGCACGCTCGACGAGCTCGCGGCCGACGGGCTGATCGATGCGGGCTGGGCGGCGGCGCTGCAGCCGGTCGCGGGGCGGATCGCCGCGATGGGCGACTTCCTGCGGGCCGAGGTCGCCGACGGCCGCGGCTACCTGCCCGCGGGCGACCGGGTGCTGCGCGCCTTCCAGCGGCCGCTCGACGACGTGCGCGTGCTCATCGTCGGCCAGGACCCGTACCCCACCCCGGGGCATCCGATCGGCCTGTCCTTCGCGGTCGAGGAGCACGTGCGACCCGTGCCGCGCAGCCTGCAGAACATCTACCGCGAGCTGCGCGACGACCTCGGCGTCGCGACCCCCGAGCACGGCGACCTGACGGCCTGGGCCGACGCGGGCGTCATGCTGCTGAACCGCGTGCTCACCGTGCGGCCCGGCACGCCCGCGTCGCACCGCGGCAAGGGCTGGGAGGAGGTCACCGAGCACGCCATCCGCACGCTGGCGGCGCGCGGCACGCCGCTCGTGGCCGTCCTCTGGGGGCGCGACGCGGCGAGCCTGAAGCCGATGCTCGGCGACGTGCCCTCGATCGAGTCGGCGCACCCCAGCCCGCTCTCCGCATCGCGGGGGTTCTTCGGATCGCGCCCGTTCAGCCGGGCGAACGCGCTGCTCGTGGAGCAGGGCGGCACCGGCGTCGACTGGGCGCTGGCGTGA
- a CDS encoding phosphoribosyltransferase: protein MGIDHDAGTDDIRREILEWEDFAIASRDLASDVLGSGFRPDVVIAIARGGLLLAGAIAYALGTKNCGSINVEFYTGVDARLPEPIVSGPMLDAPALEGKRVLLVDDVSDSGRTLKKVVGMITDAGADVRTATLYVKSQTVLVPDYAYRSTDDWIVFPWSALPPVDAALESEGTAS from the coding sequence ATGGGCATCGACCACGACGCAGGAACCGACGACATCCGCCGCGAGATCCTGGAGTGGGAGGACTTCGCGATCGCCTCCCGTGACCTGGCCTCGGATGTGCTGGGCAGCGGGTTCCGACCCGACGTGGTGATCGCGATCGCGCGCGGCGGGCTGCTGCTGGCGGGTGCCATCGCCTATGCGCTGGGCACCAAGAACTGCGGCTCGATCAACGTGGAGTTCTACACGGGCGTCGACGCGCGCCTGCCCGAGCCGATCGTGAGCGGTCCGATGCTCGACGCCCCGGCGCTCGAGGGCAAGCGCGTGCTGCTGGTCGACGACGTCTCCGACTCGGGCCGCACGCTCAAGAAGGTGGTCGGCATGATCACGGATGCCGGTGCCGACGTGCGCACGGCGACCCTGTACGTCAAGTCGCAGACGGTGCTCGTGCCCGACTACGCCTACCGCTCGACCGACGACTGGATCGTCTTCCCGTGGTCGGCGCTGCCGCCGGTCGACGCGGCCCTCGAGTCCGAGGGGACGGCGTCGTGA
- a CDS encoding response regulator transcription factor, giving the protein MPEADTIRLAVVDDHRMLLGALGDWIPTAADDVDLCAAVPSWPELLAHPEFPVDVVLLDLDLKDNLPISLKISTLNTAGVRTVLMSAYSEPAVVREALHAGALGYIVKNEPVETIVDAIRAARSGQSFISAELEPALTVDQEGPRLSAQERRVMALYGAGEPVKAVAFKLGISEETAKSYLKRIREKYRMAGYDVGTKVALRKRAIADGILLQND; this is encoded by the coding sequence ATGCCTGAAGCCGACACCATCCGACTCGCCGTCGTCGACGACCATCGGATGCTGCTCGGTGCGCTGGGCGACTGGATCCCCACGGCCGCCGACGACGTCGACCTGTGCGCGGCGGTGCCGTCGTGGCCCGAGCTGCTCGCCCATCCCGAGTTCCCCGTCGACGTCGTGCTGCTCGACCTCGACCTGAAGGACAACCTCCCGATCTCGCTGAAGATCTCGACGCTGAACACGGCCGGCGTGCGCACGGTGCTGATGAGCGCGTACTCCGAGCCGGCCGTCGTGCGCGAGGCGCTGCACGCCGGCGCGCTCGGCTACATCGTGAAGAACGAACCGGTCGAGACCATCGTCGACGCCATCCGCGCCGCGCGGTCGGGCCAGTCGTTCATCTCCGCCGAGCTCGAGCCCGCACTGACCGTCGACCAGGAGGGTCCGCGGCTCTCCGCGCAGGAGCGGCGGGTCATGGCGCTCTACGGCGCGGGCGAGCCTGTGAAGGCCGTCGCGTTCAAGCTCGGCATCTCGGAGGAGACCGCGAAGAGCTACCTCAAGCGCATCCGCGAGAAGTACCGCATGGCCGGCTACGACGTGGGCACCAAGGTGGCGCTGCGCAAGCGCGCGATCGCCGACGGCATCCTGCTCCAGAACGACTGA
- a CDS encoding acyltransferase family protein, which translates to MPTEPPAPSDPTVAPQRQRGRRRVPMWDNARWIAVTLVVVGHGILPLIAEDDAAYSVYLFIYSFHVAVFVVVSGYFTKSGPPNARALRVVLTDVVFPYLIFETIWTAIRWAVTGTLSLDYTTASWTLWFLLALAMWRIALPYLVLLRYPLIIAVVISIGAGYTEAIDSTLALTRTFGMLPFFVFGWKLRQWQLTDRWLDLRAGVVWRWRAGAIALFAVVLAVMPLAIDTWRDIGLRRFMLYDDSYMAIGYDEPWSGLIRLVLLASAMLMAVAFLVLMPRRAHWFTPYGQATMYIYLLHSFVLYPIRESDLLAGDQPEWALPIMIVFCVGVSILLSQPLVTRFFRPLVQPRARWLFRPEPQTATGTIVLPDEVDLPRGKEPPAGS; encoded by the coding sequence ATGCCCACCGAACCGCCCGCTCCGTCCGACCCGACGGTCGCGCCGCAGCGCCAACGCGGCAGGCGGCGGGTGCCCATGTGGGACAACGCCCGCTGGATCGCGGTCACCCTGGTCGTGGTGGGCCACGGCATCCTCCCGCTCATCGCCGAGGACGACGCGGCGTACAGCGTCTACCTGTTCATCTACTCGTTCCACGTCGCGGTGTTCGTGGTCGTCTCGGGGTACTTCACCAAGTCCGGCCCGCCGAACGCACGGGCGCTCCGGGTGGTCCTCACCGACGTGGTGTTCCCGTACCTGATCTTCGAGACGATCTGGACCGCGATCCGGTGGGCCGTCACGGGCACCCTCTCGCTCGACTACACGACCGCCTCGTGGACGCTCTGGTTCCTGCTCGCGCTCGCGATGTGGCGCATCGCGCTGCCGTACCTCGTGCTGCTGCGGTATCCGCTCATCATCGCCGTGGTCATCTCGATCGGTGCCGGCTACACCGAGGCGATCGACTCGACGCTGGCGCTCACCCGCACCTTCGGCATGCTGCCGTTCTTCGTCTTCGGCTGGAAGCTGCGCCAGTGGCAGCTGACCGACCGCTGGCTCGACCTGCGCGCGGGCGTCGTCTGGCGCTGGCGGGCCGGCGCGATCGCCCTGTTCGCCGTCGTGCTCGCGGTCATGCCGCTGGCGATCGACACCTGGCGCGACATCGGGCTCCGGCGCTTCATGCTCTACGACGACTCGTACATGGCGATCGGGTACGACGAGCCGTGGTCGGGGCTGATCCGCCTCGTGCTGCTCGCGTCCGCGATGCTCATGGCCGTGGCGTTCCTCGTGCTCATGCCGCGCCGCGCGCACTGGTTCACCCCGTACGGGCAGGCGACCATGTACATCTACCTGCTGCACAGCTTCGTGCTCTACCCCATCCGCGAGTCGGACCTGCTCGCGGGCGACCAGCCGGAGTGGGCCCTGCCGATCATGATCGTCTTCTGCGTCGGGGTGTCGATCCTGCTGTCCCAGCCGCTCGTGACCCGCTTCTTCCGGCCGCTCGTGCAGCCGCGCGCCCGATGGCTGTTCCGGCCCGAGCCGCAGACGGCGACGGGCACGATCGTGCTGCCCGACGAGGTCGACCTGCCGCGTGGCAAGGAGCCGCCCGCCGGGTCGTGA
- the metX gene encoding homoserine O-acetyltransferase MetX: MDWQTTADVVPSSFVTEAQARSLLGKPPATGAWREGDPAGERRFAAIGPLALESGAELPAARIAYETWGTLSPARDNAVLILHALTGDSHVIGAAGPGHASAGWWPDLVGPGKPIDTDRWFVVAPNVLGGCQGSTGPASVAPDGAEWGARFPFLTIRDQVRAQAAFADAIGIERWAAAIGGSMGGMHALEWAIELPDRVAAIGVLAAPPVATADQIALNTVQIEAIRTDAQFRAGDYYDAPDGDGPTRGLALARRMALLNYRSATELNDRFQRSWQSGRSPLGDGGRFAVESYLDFHGNKFTRRFDANSYIVLTEAMNSHDIGRGRGGTARALQGVRARTLVLGIRSDRYFPLDGQEEIVAGLAADRDGRLVVLDSEFGHDAFLIESASVGRAIRELLEG, translated from the coding sequence ATGGACTGGCAGACCACCGCGGACGTGGTGCCCTCGAGCTTCGTCACCGAGGCGCAGGCCCGCTCGCTGCTCGGCAAGCCGCCCGCGACGGGCGCCTGGCGCGAGGGCGACCCCGCCGGCGAGCGCCGGTTCGCCGCGATCGGCCCCCTGGCGCTGGAGTCGGGCGCCGAGCTGCCGGCCGCGCGCATCGCCTACGAGACGTGGGGCACGCTGTCGCCCGCGCGCGACAACGCCGTGCTGATCCTGCACGCCCTCACCGGCGACAGCCACGTGATCGGCGCCGCCGGACCCGGCCACGCGAGCGCCGGCTGGTGGCCGGATCTCGTGGGACCCGGCAAGCCGATCGACACCGACCGCTGGTTCGTCGTCGCCCCCAACGTGCTCGGCGGCTGCCAGGGCTCGACCGGGCCCGCGTCGGTCGCGCCCGACGGCGCCGAGTGGGGCGCCAGGTTCCCGTTCCTGACCATCCGCGACCAGGTGCGGGCCCAGGCGGCGTTCGCCGACGCGATCGGCATCGAGCGCTGGGCCGCGGCCATCGGCGGGTCGATGGGCGGCATGCACGCGCTCGAGTGGGCGATCGAGCTGCCCGACCGCGTCGCCGCGATCGGCGTGCTCGCCGCTCCCCCGGTGGCGACGGCCGACCAGATCGCGCTGAACACGGTGCAGATCGAGGCGATCCGCACCGATGCGCAGTTCCGCGCGGGCGACTACTACGACGCGCCCGACGGCGACGGACCGACCCGCGGCCTCGCCCTCGCCCGGCGCATGGCGCTGCTGAACTACCGGTCGGCGACCGAGCTCAACGACCGGTTCCAGCGGTCGTGGCAGTCGGGCCGCAGCCCGCTGGGCGACGGCGGCCGCTTCGCGGTCGAGTCGTACCTCGACTTCCACGGCAACAAGTTCACGCGCCGCTTCGACGCGAACAGCTACATCGTGCTCACCGAGGCGATGAACTCGCACGACATCGGCCGGGGCCGCGGCGGCACCGCACGTGCACTCCAGGGCGTCCGGGCGCGCACGCTCGTGCTCGGCATCCGCAGCGACCGCTACTTCCCCCTCGACGGCCAGGAGGAGATCGTCGCGGGCCTCGCCGCCGACCGCGACGGGCGGCTCGTCGTGCTCGACTCCGAGTTCGGGCACGACGCGTTCCTGATCGAGTCCGCGTCCGTCGGCCGGGCGATCCGGGAACTCCTCGAGGGCTGA
- a CDS encoding peptidase S51, with the protein MSVHLVGGGWTPAHQPDVFRGFIAEAAERAAAEGAAEPVVALLLLDPRGRAENPYLDYYRGAIAAGGGADVRVTGVAEVDGEFATTALAGAHGVFVGGGPTPAYRRAVEPIAGELRRLVASGSPYLGFSAGAAIAADTALLGGWSIGGVPVCQEDAGEGLDEVAVEPGIGLVDLTVEVHAAQYGTLARLIAATEAGLVPGGVAIDEDTALIVGDTVRVAGGGSVWRVEATDRGVLVTTLGA; encoded by the coding sequence GTGAGCGTCCACCTCGTCGGCGGCGGCTGGACGCCCGCGCACCAGCCCGACGTCTTCCGCGGCTTCATCGCCGAGGCGGCCGAGCGGGCCGCGGCCGAGGGCGCGGCCGAGCCGGTCGTGGCGCTCCTGCTGCTGGACCCGCGCGGACGCGCGGAGAACCCGTACCTGGACTACTACCGCGGGGCCATCGCGGCGGGCGGCGGCGCCGACGTGCGCGTGACGGGCGTCGCCGAGGTCGACGGGGAGTTCGCCACGACCGCGCTCGCGGGCGCGCACGGCGTGTTCGTCGGCGGCGGCCCGACCCCCGCCTACCGTCGCGCGGTCGAGCCGATCGCCGGGGAGCTGCGCCGGCTCGTGGCATCCGGCTCGCCGTACCTCGGGTTCTCCGCGGGCGCCGCCATCGCGGCCGACACCGCACTGCTCGGCGGCTGGAGCATCGGCGGCGTGCCGGTGTGCCAGGAGGACGCGGGAGAGGGCCTCGACGAGGTCGCCGTCGAGCCCGGCATCGGCCTGGTCGACCTCACCGTCGAGGTGCACGCGGCCCAGTACGGCACGCTCGCGCGGCTGATCGCCGCGACCGAGGCGGGACTCGTGCCCGGCGGCGTCGCGATCGACGAGGACACGGCGCTCATCGTCGGCGACACCGTGCGCGTCGCCGGCGGCGGCAGCGTCTGGCGCGTCGAGGCGACTGACCGCGGCGTGCTGGTCACGACGCTGGGCGCCTGA
- a CDS encoding MFS transporter: MNPAAHGPTTWSPARIRLALLALAMGGFGIGATEFVAMGLLPELAADLLPALNATAPEEAIAQAGWLISAYALGVVVGAPTIAAAAARWPRKQLLLWLVAAFTLGTVASALLPTFGLVLVARFFAAVPHGAYFGIASLVAASLMGPGKRARGVALVLSGLTIANVIGVPAITWLGQQTTWRVAYLAVAGIFALTFVAIALVVPWQPGDASASIRRELGAFRRVQVWLALGIGSIGFGGFFAMYTYIAPLATEVAGLPASWVPVVLMVVGVGMTIGNLLGGWSADRSVRRSLRGYFVALALALAALGLVAAWPPGLIVGALVVGAAAAALSPVIQARLMDVAGDSQSIAAALNHSALNLGNSLGAAAGGAAIAAGLGFVSPIWIGLGFTIAGLGLTAATVAIDRARQRGGQVLSYATGAIAVADDTA; encoded by the coding sequence GTGAACCCCGCTGCACACGGGCCGACGACGTGGTCGCCGGCCCGCATCCGTCTCGCCCTGCTCGCCCTCGCGATGGGCGGCTTCGGCATCGGCGCGACCGAGTTCGTGGCCATGGGCCTCCTGCCCGAACTCGCCGCAGACCTGCTGCCCGCGCTCAACGCGACCGCGCCCGAGGAGGCCATCGCCCAGGCGGGCTGGCTGATCTCGGCGTACGCGCTCGGCGTGGTCGTGGGTGCGCCGACGATCGCCGCGGCGGCGGCCCGCTGGCCCCGGAAGCAGCTCCTGCTCTGGCTGGTGGCCGCGTTCACGCTCGGCACGGTCGCCTCGGCGCTGCTGCCCACGTTCGGGCTCGTGCTCGTCGCGCGATTCTTCGCCGCCGTGCCGCACGGGGCGTACTTCGGCATCGCCTCGCTGGTGGCCGCGAGCCTGATGGGCCCGGGCAAGCGCGCCCGCGGCGTCGCGCTCGTGCTCTCCGGCCTCACCATCGCCAACGTGATCGGCGTGCCCGCGATCACCTGGCTCGGGCAGCAGACCACCTGGCGTGTCGCGTACCTCGCGGTCGCCGGGATCTTCGCGCTCACCTTCGTCGCGATCGCACTCGTGGTGCCGTGGCAGCCGGGGGACGCATCCGCGTCGATCCGGCGCGAGCTCGGGGCCTTCCGCCGGGTGCAGGTCTGGCTCGCCCTCGGCATCGGCTCGATCGGCTTCGGCGGGTTCTTCGCCATGTACACCTACATCGCACCGCTCGCGACCGAGGTCGCCGGGCTGCCCGCGTCGTGGGTGCCGGTCGTCCTCATGGTCGTGGGCGTCGGCATGACGATCGGCAACCTGCTCGGCGGCTGGAGCGCCGACCGCAGCGTGCGGCGCTCGCTGCGCGGCTACTTCGTGGCGCTGGCGCTCGCGCTCGCGGCCCTCGGGCTCGTCGCGGCCTGGCCGCCCGGGCTCATCGTCGGCGCGCTCGTGGTCGGCGCCGCGGCGGCCGCGCTGTCGCCGGTCATCCAGGCGCGGCTCATGGACGTCGCCGGCGACAGCCAGTCGATCGCCGCCGCGCTCAACCACTCGGCGCTGAACCTCGGCAACAGCCTCGGCGCCGCCGCGGGCGGCGCGGCGATCGCCGCCGGCCTCGGCTTCGTGTCGCCGATCTGGATCGGCCTCGGCTTCACGATCGCCGGCCTCGGGCTCACCGCGGCGACCGTCGCGATCGACCGCGCGCGCCAGCGCGGCGGACAGGTGCTGTCCTACGCGACGGGTGCGATCGCGGTCGCCGACGACACGGCCTGA